The following proteins are co-located in the Acidobacteriota bacterium genome:
- a CDS encoding amidohydrolase family protein — protein sequence MGEGLFVLEGATLIDGSGAEPREDSVIVLAGDRILRVGNAGDFRFPNSARRRDVSGHYVVPGFIDMHVHVHPKAGIETVEALLDFGVTTIRSPGAAQSAGVELRDQIAAGRVRGPRMFTGAAFIDGSPSRFDWTVPVATPDEMRDVVRQQAAAGADMVKLYWDVTPELMAAAIEEAHALGLKVAGHIRATSWTQAARLGIDSLVHSGGEGPTWELVPERHRAQLRALPYPEYYARWLELVELDGELMNSLIAALVDNDVTVDPTLVVMESLYFGDDPKVLERLEPQRAPPSVVALWGPDWRHRNPFVFTNPMGILRAFTSGKDVFPVALQIVRMFHEGGVRLTVGTDVGMPWITPGVSLHRELELLVQAGIDETDVIVMATRNGAEGLGLEDQLGTVVAGKLADLVVLTADPLSDIRNTRSVSAVYKAGELVYPATPP from the coding sequence GTGGGCGAGGGGCTTTTCGTCCTGGAAGGGGCCACTCTGATTGACGGATCCGGCGCCGAACCGCGCGAGGACAGCGTTATCGTGTTGGCCGGCGACCGAATCCTCAGGGTCGGCAACGCGGGTGATTTCCGTTTCCCCAACTCGGCACGGCGACGAGACGTTTCGGGCCACTATGTGGTTCCAGGATTCATCGATATGCATGTCCATGTTCACCCCAAGGCTGGGATCGAGACCGTGGAGGCGTTGCTCGATTTCGGAGTGACCACGATACGCAGCCCCGGCGCCGCGCAAAGCGCAGGCGTCGAGCTCCGGGACCAGATCGCGGCCGGGCGGGTTCGCGGGCCGCGGATGTTTACCGGCGCCGCCTTCATCGACGGGTCTCCGAGCCGATTCGACTGGACGGTGCCCGTGGCGACACCGGACGAGATGCGGGACGTGGTTCGGCAACAGGCTGCGGCGGGCGCCGACATGGTCAAGTTGTACTGGGACGTGACCCCGGAGCTGATGGCCGCCGCCATCGAGGAGGCTCACGCGCTCGGTCTGAAGGTCGCCGGCCACATCCGGGCAACGAGCTGGACCCAGGCGGCGCGGCTGGGAATCGACTCCCTGGTCCACAGCGGCGGAGAAGGGCCGACGTGGGAGCTGGTCCCCGAAAGGCACCGGGCCCAACTGAGGGCACTGCCCTACCCCGAATACTACGCCCGTTGGCTTGAATTGGTGGAGCTGGACGGCGAGCTGATGAACTCCCTGATCGCCGCCCTGGTTGACAACGACGTGACGGTCGACCCCACGCTGGTCGTGATGGAGAGCCTCTATTTCGGTGACGATCCGAAGGTTCTGGAGCGACTCGAGCCTCAGCGGGCTCCGCCCTCGGTCGTGGCGCTATGGGGTCCAGACTGGCGGCATCGCAACCCGTTCGTCTTCACCAACCCCATGGGAATCCTTCGGGCCTTCACGTCCGGCAAGGACGTATTCCCCGTCGCACTCCAGATCGTGCGGATGTTTCACGAGGGGGGAGTGAGGCTGACTGTAGGGACCGACGTGGGAATGCCCTGGATAACGCCGGGCGTGAGTCTGCATCGGGAACTGGAGCTCCTGGTCCAGGCGGGCATCGACGAGACCGACGTGATCGTCATGGCGACCCGAAACGGCGCCGAGGGGCTGGGTCTGGAGGATCAGCTCGGAACCGTCGTAGCAGGAAAGCTGGCCGACCTGGTCGTGCTCACGGCGGATCCGCTGTCGGACATCCGCAATACTCGCTCGGTGTCCGCCGTCTACAAGGCTGGCGAACTCGTGTATCCGGCCACGCCACCTTGA
- a CDS encoding antitoxin family protein, giving the protein MRKIKAKYSKGVFVPQESLDLEEGKEVVVSIGEIISPGSAINSLGASAGGWIGMHDPEQFKRKSYEARIAGSRQKPEL; this is encoded by the coding sequence ATGAGAAAGATCAAAGCGAAGTATTCAAAGGGTGTGTTCGTTCCGCAAGAGAGCCTTGACCTCGAAGAAGGCAAGGAAGTAGTCGTGTCCATAGGGGAGATCATATCCCCGGGTAGCGCCATCAATTCGCTCGGCGCTTCGGCTGGCGGATGGATCGGAATGCACGATCCGGAACAGTTCAAGCGGAAGAGCTACGAAGCTCGGATTGCCGGTTCCAGGCAAAAGCCGGAATTGTAA
- a CDS encoding sialidase family protein produces MNRLAVLSLFAVSTVVASDHQLKPVRIAVPVDGHIHPAACVTHSGTIVVTYGRVNHVDLRITRSSDGGRTWSEPVPFVHTVDKTYYPGSLTTLSDGRLVHCWNRWDTPVTQKEPRSVLYSLSSDEGVSWSDPQPFPRDPEVRSVTRHPVTELESGQWLVSLIDRTFVFDPATSKATPFGDGRDHGMIPIVQTPQGTFVSGAGLRSTDHGTTWTTIEGFPDISTQGWRHEMVVLKNGWLLASEILGPGFGGERIRYRISYDDGQTWDGVFEYYNPGRAINGRACPRTVQLDDKTIGVVFYDIDKDQEGGPGVFFLRIPIAKLAAR; encoded by the coding sequence ATGAACCGACTCGCCGTGCTGTCTTTATTCGCTGTGTCAACGGTCGTCGCCAGCGACCATCAACTGAAACCGGTCCGGATTGCCGTCCCGGTCGACGGGCACATTCACCCGGCGGCCTGCGTCACCCACTCGGGGACGATCGTCGTGACGTACGGGCGGGTGAATCACGTGGACCTGCGCATCACTCGATCCTCGGACGGAGGAAGGACTTGGTCCGAACCGGTTCCGTTCGTCCATACCGTCGACAAGACCTATTACCCGGGCTCGCTGACGACACTGAGCGACGGCCGCCTGGTGCATTGCTGGAACCGCTGGGATACGCCGGTCACTCAGAAGGAGCCACGGTCCGTCCTGTACTCGCTGTCAAGTGACGAAGGAGTCTCGTGGAGCGACCCGCAGCCGTTTCCGCGTGATCCGGAAGTCAGATCCGTCACGCGGCACCCCGTGACCGAACTGGAGTCAGGACAGTGGCTCGTTTCGTTGATCGACCGGACGTTCGTGTTTGATCCGGCCACTTCCAAGGCGACACCGTTCGGCGACGGCCGGGATCATGGGATGATCCCGATCGTGCAGACACCTCAAGGCACGTTCGTCAGCGGCGCCGGCCTCCGATCGACGGACCACGGCACGACGTGGACAACCATCGAAGGCTTTCCGGACATCAGCACGCAGGGCTGGCGGCACGAAATGGTCGTTCTGAAAAACGGCTGGCTGCTGGCCTCGGAGATTCTCGGGCCAGGCTTTGGCGGGGAGCGCATCCGCTACCGCATCTCGTACGACGACGGGCAGACCTGGGATGGAGTATTCGAGTACTACAATCCTGGCCGCGCCATCAACGGCCGGGCCTGTCCCCGAACGGTGCAGCTCGACGACAAGACGATCGGCGTGGTCTTCTACGATATCGACAAGGATCAGGAGGGAGGACCGGGCGTGTTCTTCCTGCGAATCCCGATCGCGAAGCTGGCCGCCCGGTAG
- a CDS encoding type II toxin-antitoxin system RelE/ParE family toxin, which yields MTYRIRFHPLVARDLRVIAQWVLDYAGPFAADRTLTTIERTIEGLARTPHTGSIRNEIACGLRAIPAGRKAVVAFSVDDKACEVFIHAVTYAGADWVARMPQRQHQK from the coding sequence GTGACGTACCGCATTCGATTCCATCCGCTGGTGGCCCGTGATCTTCGAGTCATCGCTCAGTGGGTCCTCGATTACGCAGGGCCTTTCGCGGCTGATCGGACGCTGACCACGATTGAACGGACCATCGAGGGTTTGGCACGAACTCCTCACACGGGATCCATCCGTAACGAAATAGCATGCGGTTTGCGGGCCATCCCCGCCGGGAGAAAAGCTGTCGTAGCGTTTTCGGTTGACGACAAAGCCTGCGAGGTGTTCATTCATGCCGTTACATATGCTGGGGCGGACTGGGTCGCTCGTATGCCGCAGAGGCAACACCAGAAGTAA
- a CDS encoding antitoxin produces MVSDNLSVEERDILDRFERGDLRSAPGAEREVEEARQAARNTFNKTKRVNLRMTERDFKLAHSRAREEGIPYQTLLSSIIHKYLAGRLTDKR; encoded by the coding sequence ATGGTGAGCGACAATTTGAGCGTCGAAGAGCGCGACATTCTCGACCGATTCGAGCGGGGTGACTTGCGCTCTGCTCCTGGTGCCGAACGCGAAGTTGAGGAGGCCCGTCAGGCGGCTCGAAATACGTTCAACAAAACCAAGCGAGTGAATTTGCGGATGACCGAGCGCGACTTCAAGCTCGCTCACTCGCGGGCCAGGGAGGAAGGGATCCCTTATCAGACTCTGCTGTCCAGCATTATCCACAAGTACTTGGCCGGCCGGCTGACCGACAAGAGGTAG
- a CDS encoding multiheme c-type cytochrome, producing the protein MAVLALLSCGGDKPKQASSDCVECHREVTPGIVTDWELSSHNPAGVDCSLCHGDEHRTAEDVALVKTATPDVCATCHPIQTEQFQGGKHALAWASMNAMPTTHWLPMALTEGMKGCGGCHRVGLKSEEEIRQLKADGVMFGLASCDTCHTRHLFSVKEAREPQACRTCHMGIDHPQWEMYSSSKHGVRHMLKQTGTLPEQASAPTCQTCHMPKGDHGVRTAWGFLAVRLPMPEDPEWAADRATILQALGVLDPQGNPTARLEVVKQADVARLTQEDWQKERDRMIQICEQCHSSNLVKAELQKGDEMIRETDRLLAEAIRIIASLYRDGILHKPDHYAYDFPDLLAFHDAPSTIEQRLFKMHLEHRMRAFQGTFHNNPDYALWYGWSEMLQDLTEIRTLAQELRGKHQSTMRTPIE; encoded by the coding sequence TTGGCCGTTCTGGCCCTGCTTTCATGCGGCGGCGATAAGCCGAAACAGGCCTCCTCGGATTGCGTCGAGTGCCACCGCGAGGTGACTCCCGGCATCGTCACGGACTGGGAGTTGAGCAGTCACAACCCCGCGGGGGTGGACTGTTCCCTCTGCCATGGCGACGAACATCGGACGGCGGAGGATGTGGCGCTGGTGAAGACGGCGACTCCCGATGTCTGCGCCACCTGCCATCCGATTCAGACGGAGCAGTTCCAAGGGGGCAAGCACGCCCTGGCCTGGGCCAGCATGAACGCCATGCCCACGACGCATTGGCTCCCCATGGCCCTGACCGAAGGGATGAAGGGCTGCGGCGGCTGCCATCGCGTCGGGCTCAAGAGCGAGGAAGAGATCCGGCAACTGAAGGCGGACGGCGTCATGTTCGGACTGGCGTCGTGTGACACCTGCCACACGCGGCACCTCTTTTCGGTCAAGGAGGCCCGGGAACCCCAGGCCTGCCGGACCTGCCACATGGGAATCGACCATCCTCAGTGGGAGATGTACTCCTCGTCCAAACACGGCGTCCGGCACATGCTCAAGCAGACCGGAACCCTGCCGGAACAGGCGTCGGCCCCCACCTGCCAGACGTGCCACATGCCCAAGGGGGATCATGGGGTGAGGACGGCGTGGGGCTTCCTGGCCGTGCGCCTCCCCATGCCGGAGGATCCGGAGTGGGCGGCCGATCGAGCCACCATCCTCCAGGCCCTCGGCGTCCTGGACCCGCAGGGCAACCCGACTGCCCGGCTGGAGGTGGTGAAGCAGGCCGACGTCGCCCGGCTGACCCAGGAGGACTGGCAGAAAGAACGCGACCGGATGATCCAGATCTGCGAGCAGTGCCACTCGTCGAATCTGGTGAAAGCGGAGCTGCAAAAGGGCGACGAGATGATTCGGGAGACCGACCGGCTGCTGGCGGAGGCGATTCGCATCATCGCTTCCCTCTACCGCGACGGCATCTTGCACAAACCGGACCACTACGCTTACGACTTCCCCGACTTGCTGGCTTTCCACGACGCTCCCTCGACCATTGAGCAGCGCCTCTTCAAGATGCACCTGGAACACCGGATGCGCGCGTTCCAGGGAACGTTCCACAACAATCCCGACTATGCGCTCTGGTACGGGTGGAGCGAGATGCTGCAGGATCTGACCGAGATCAGGACGCTGGCGCAGGAGCTGCGCGGCAAACATCAGTCGACGATGAGGACCCCAATCGAGTGA
- a CDS encoding transcriptional regulator, whose amino-acid sequence MPLTRDFKETIQARIKSDPVFGEELLKEGIECFLSGDVDTGKAVLRDYINATIGFQALGGLTEKSPKSLMRMFGPKGNPQARNLFRIIGFLQKQEGLRLKVDVIR is encoded by the coding sequence ATGCCATTGACACGAGACTTCAAGGAAACGATTCAGGCGCGCATCAAAAGCGATCCGGTGTTCGGCGAAGAACTGCTCAAGGAAGGGATTGAGTGCTTCCTTTCGGGTGACGTGGATACCGGGAAGGCGGTGCTACGCGATTACATCAACGCCACGATCGGCTTTCAGGCGCTTGGCGGATTGACTGAGAAATCTCCCAAGAGCCTGATGCGGATGTTCGGTCCCAAAGGCAACCCCCAAGCCCGAAACCTGTTCCGAATCATCGGTTTCCTCCAGAAACAGGAGGGGTTGCGCCTGAAGGTGGACGTGATTCGCTAG
- the iolG gene encoding inositol 2-dehydrogenase: protein MLKFGLFGVGRIGRMRARILAANHRVELAGIYDVDADAVASAATETGSVSVDSVDALLGDPTLDAVCISSSTSTHCDLIEGAARTGKAVFCEKPIHLDMERADACGAVLAETGVPFQIGFNRRFDPNHGEVHRAARNGEIGRLEQAVISSRDPYPPPLRFLRGSGGIYRDMMVHDFDMARFLFNEEPVEVTAMGSVLFDARCEEFGDADSAMVVLRMASGALCHVNCSRHCSFGYDQRIELFGEGGMLVSANPTRTSIERYTASGTSARDRLHPFFIERYEEAFTREIDAFVDAVEQGVKPSPGFDDGRRALRVAEAAEESARSGRTVRVGE from the coding sequence ATGCTCAAATTCGGATTGTTCGGAGTCGGCAGGATCGGCCGCATGCGCGCAAGAATCCTCGCGGCAAACCACCGTGTGGAACTGGCGGGGATCTACGATGTCGATGCTGACGCCGTCGCCTCCGCCGCAACCGAGACCGGATCCGTTTCCGTCGATTCCGTAGACGCCCTGCTCGGAGACCCCACCCTCGACGCCGTTTGCATCTCCTCCTCCACCAGCACCCACTGCGACCTGATCGAAGGCGCGGCGCGGACCGGCAAGGCGGTGTTCTGCGAAAAACCGATCCACCTGGACATGGAGCGCGCCGACGCCTGCGGGGCGGTTCTGGCTGAGACCGGCGTGCCGTTTCAGATCGGATTCAACCGGCGCTTCGACCCCAACCACGGCGAGGTGCACCGGGCTGCCCGCAACGGCGAGATCGGCCGTCTGGAGCAGGCCGTCATCAGCAGCCGGGATCCATACCCGCCGCCCCTGCGCTTTCTTCGGGGTTCCGGGGGAATATACCGGGACATGATGGTCCACGACTTCGACATGGCCCGCTTCCTGTTCAATGAGGAGCCGGTGGAGGTCACGGCCATGGGCAGCGTGCTCTTCGATGCGCGTTGCGAGGAATTCGGCGACGCGGACAGCGCCATGGTGGTGCTGCGGATGGCCTCGGGCGCTCTCTGCCACGTCAACTGCTCGCGCCATTGCTCCTTTGGCTACGACCAGCGGATCGAGCTGTTCGGAGAAGGCGGCATGCTGGTCTCCGCCAATCCCACCCGGACCAGCATCGAACGCTACACGGCAAGCGGGACCTCCGCCCGCGACCGCCTGCACCCTTTCTTCATCGAGCGGTACGAAGAAGCGTTCACCCGCGAAATCGACGCCTTTGTGGACGCCGTGGAGCAAGGCGTCAAGCCGTCTCCCGGCTTTGATGACGGGAGGCGCGCCCTGCGAGTTGCCGAGGCCGCAGAGGAATCAGCCAGGAGCGGCCGGACGGTCCGGGTGGGCGAATGA
- a CDS encoding NapC/NirT family cytochrome c, with protein MTGNVILLSLAGLATVALIAAFARRPEWTDAVGGRILAFVALFALPGLLLLGGADRHYEQAKTTDFCLSCHVIEPYGESLLIDHPRFLPAAHFQNKLIPADKACYTCHTSYTMFGDVDDKIRGARHVWHSVLGSWSDPVKLYEPYENRACLECHQGARSFEEYPAHSRFRPDLISGTKSCLMCHNLIHEVTKLDRFERWDPEAKP; from the coding sequence GTGACCGGCAACGTCATCCTCCTGAGCCTAGCGGGACTCGCAACCGTCGCCTTGATCGCGGCATTCGCCCGCCGGCCCGAATGGACCGACGCCGTCGGGGGCAGGATACTCGCGTTCGTCGCCCTGTTCGCGCTGCCGGGGCTCCTGCTCCTGGGCGGCGCCGACCGGCACTACGAGCAGGCCAAGACGACCGATTTCTGCCTCTCCTGCCACGTTATCGAGCCCTACGGGGAGAGCCTGCTCATCGACCATCCCCGGTTCCTTCCCGCCGCTCACTTCCAGAACAAGCTCATCCCCGCCGACAAGGCCTGCTACACCTGCCACACGAGCTACACCATGTTTGGAGACGTGGACGACAAGATCCGCGGCGCTAGACATGTCTGGCACAGCGTTTTGGGCTCGTGGTCCGACCCGGTGAAGCTCTACGAACCGTATGAGAACCGGGCCTGCCTGGAATGCCACCAAGGAGCCAGGTCCTTCGAGGAATACCCGGCACACTCACGATTTCGACCCGATCTGATCTCCGGGACCAAGTCGTGCCTCATGTGCCACAACCTGATTCACGAGGTCACGAAGCTGGACCGCTTCGAGCGCTGGGACCCGGAGGCGAAACCATGA
- a CDS encoding TonB-dependent receptor, translated as MVADATGGVLRGAGVTLTGGPDGRREAQTDDTGRFVFRGLHPATYTVTASLPGFDAESVDGVAVRTEPVELPVITLRLAAFDDALVVTATRMEEPLREVPMSISVATGADIERQRIGNLTELSRWMPGLTVVDQGARGSNVVIARGLHTDALNGSEQAGNNYNNGVATYLGDIPLAVDLRLHDIERVEVLLGPQGTLYGAGTLAGAVRYLPRRPDTERRSFELRGDGFALAHSGSPGSDASFTFNLPLVTRKLALRGSVDRYANPGFIDYDYLLRTPGVSEPEPDLTDPAAVAANLRSEPDANTEETYSARLSLLWEITPELSALFAYHLQDQHAGARQINHARSFDTGRYTAAHRYLEPNDRKNRLGSLELSWMPGPVELTTAIGYSRYSQQGQRDQTDLLIQAFGIVGLLPGDFPALTRAQAIDPSVSATDLTAQFRSFSAYTREDSREDRFNWETRVVSTGEGPWRWVGGVFFNNYDLDATSFEFAPGLTEFSGVTPVLGGSPVSDPVEYYDFGTSAVEERALFGEISRDLGDRWRVTAGGRWFGYGIDTSNATEFPYTPMYNSPLTAFDSHDRGTLVKGSISYRFDDETNAYFTRSEGYRIGGGNNFRICTDEEITLLTDADPGNDPPQSGCIYENQALIRPDTTTNYEVGLRHSGRDGRFAASGTLFHVDWKDIQVAGLTPFSAQPITLNGGGAVSRGVELTAAASPATAFRLRGSWSYAHAALSKDSPGLLEGGADAFKGDRLSGAPRHQGSLLASYNWLLGSSVVELLYGYTYTGDVLTRIGLRAGGEALPSYDLHNLSVSIAKNDWTLEFYANNLLDEYAVTGVRQTPALIGTTGEGFRSRRYFANVLSPRRVGVRIRYAFR; from the coding sequence GTGGTCGCCGATGCGACCGGCGGAGTGCTTCGCGGGGCGGGCGTCACGCTGACGGGCGGCCCGGATGGTCGCCGCGAGGCGCAGACGGACGACACCGGCCGCTTCGTGTTCAGGGGCCTCCATCCCGCAACCTACACGGTCACCGCCTCCCTGCCCGGATTCGATGCCGAGTCGGTGGACGGCGTTGCCGTCCGAACCGAACCGGTGGAGCTGCCGGTCATCACGCTGCGGCTCGCCGCCTTCGACGACGCGCTGGTGGTAACGGCGACCCGCATGGAGGAGCCGTTGCGGGAGGTGCCGATGAGCATCTCTGTGGCGACCGGCGCCGACATCGAGCGGCAGAGAATCGGCAACCTGACGGAGCTGTCACGCTGGATGCCCGGCCTGACCGTGGTCGACCAGGGCGCGCGCGGCAGCAACGTCGTCATCGCGCGCGGCCTGCACACGGACGCTCTGAACGGCTCCGAGCAGGCCGGCAACAACTACAACAACGGCGTCGCGACCTACCTCGGCGACATCCCCCTGGCGGTCGACCTTCGGCTGCACGACATCGAGCGGGTGGAGGTGCTGCTGGGGCCGCAGGGGACCTTGTACGGCGCCGGTACGCTGGCAGGCGCCGTGCGCTACCTGCCGCGCCGCCCCGACACCGAGCGGCGCAGTTTTGAGCTGCGCGGCGACGGGTTCGCACTGGCGCACAGCGGCTCACCCGGCTCGGATGCCAGCTTCACCTTCAACCTGCCGCTGGTGACCCGGAAGCTGGCGCTGCGCGGCTCCGTCGACCGTTACGCCAACCCCGGATTCATCGACTACGACTACCTGCTGCGCACGCCCGGCGTCTCCGAGCCGGAGCCGGACCTGACCGACCCCGCCGCGGTGGCGGCCAACCTGCGGAGCGAGCCCGACGCCAACACCGAGGAAACCTACTCGGCGCGGCTCTCGCTGCTCTGGGAAATCACTCCGGAACTGTCGGCGTTGTTCGCCTATCACCTGCAGGATCAGCACGCCGGCGCGCGGCAGATCAACCACGCCCGGTCGTTCGACACCGGCCGCTACACCGCGGCGCACCGCTACCTGGAGCCGAACGACCGTAAGAACCGGTTGGGGAGCCTGGAGCTGAGCTGGATGCCGGGCCCGGTGGAGTTGACCACCGCCATTGGCTATTCCCGTTACTCCCAGCAAGGTCAGCGCGACCAGACCGACCTGTTGATCCAGGCGTTCGGCATCGTCGGGCTCCTACCAGGCGATTTTCCGGCGCTGACGCGGGCGCAGGCCATCGATCCCAGCGTCTCGGCCACCGACCTGACGGCGCAGTTTCGCTCCTTTTCCGCCTATACCCGCGAGGATTCCCGGGAGGATCGTTTCAATTGGGAGACTCGCGTGGTCTCCACCGGAGAAGGCCCTTGGCGCTGGGTCGGCGGCGTCTTCTTCAACAACTACGACCTCGACGCCACCAGCTTCGAATTCGCTCCCGGCCTGACGGAATTCTCCGGTGTCACGCCTGTCCTGGGGGGCAGCCCGGTGTCCGATCCTGTCGAGTACTACGACTTCGGAACCAGCGCGGTGGAGGAGCGGGCGCTGTTCGGTGAGATCTCGCGCGACCTGGGCGACCGCTGGCGTGTGACCGCCGGCGGCCGCTGGTTCGGATACGGCATCGACACCAGCAACGCGACCGAGTTCCCCTACACGCCCATGTACAACTCTCCGCTCACCGCCTTTGATTCCCACGACCGCGGCACATTGGTGAAGGGCAGCATCAGTTACCGGTTCGACGACGAGACAAACGCCTACTTCACCCGCTCCGAGGGATACCGCATCGGCGGCGGCAACAATTTCCGGATCTGCACCGACGAGGAGATCACCCTGCTCACCGACGCGGATCCCGGGAACGATCCACCGCAGTCCGGTTGCATCTACGAGAATCAGGCGCTGATCCGGCCGGACACGACCACCAACTACGAAGTGGGCCTGCGCCACTCGGGCCGCGACGGCCGGTTTGCGGCCAGCGGCACGCTGTTCCACGTCGACTGGAAGGATATTCAAGTAGCGGGTCTGACACCCTTCAGCGCGCAGCCGATCACGTTGAACGGCGGCGGCGCAGTGAGCCGCGGCGTCGAACTCACGGCGGCCGCCAGCCCGGCGACGGCGTTCCGCCTCCGCGGGTCGTGGTCATATGCGCACGCGGCACTGAGCAAGGACTCGCCCGGCCTGCTGGAAGGGGGCGCCGACGCGTTCAAGGGAGACCGCCTGTCGGGCGCGCCGCGCCACCAGGGCAGCCTGCTGGCTTCCTACAACTGGCTGTTGGGCAGCAGCGTGGTCGAGCTGCTGTACGGCTACACGTATACCGGGGACGTGCTCACGCGCATCGGATTGCGCGCCGGCGGCGAGGCTCTGCCGTCCTACGATCTGCACAACCTTTCCGTGTCGATCGCGAAGAACGACTGGACGCTGGAGTTCTATGCCAACAACCTGCTGGACGAATACGCCGTCACCGGCGTGCGCCAGACACCCGCTTTGATCGGTACGACCGGGGAAGGCTTCCGGTCCCGGCGCTACTTCGCCAACGTGCTCTCTCCCCGGCGGGTCGGCGTCCGAATCCGCTACGCTTTCCGGTAG